In the genome of Arabidopsis thaliana chromosome 4, partial sequence, the window TTACAGGGCAATCCAGTTAGTACAAAATAAAGAGTTCCTAATAAATGTCGCAAAGGTTAACATGGTTATATTAAAGAAGATGGTCGGTATTTGCCTCCGGTCAAATACTTAGTGAAGAACTCACGGGCAAGAGCGTTAAGATCACCGTCCTCATCCACTGGATTTTCCAGGCCAAAGAATGTGCTAAGATCCACTGACTCTGTTGGGACCTCAATAGCTTCTTTTGgctgttcttgttcttgttgttgtgacATACAAGGAATGTGTGACGACGAGGAAGACATATTGTCTTTGCTATCGACAGAAGAAATGAGTGGCACATTAGATGAAGAGGCTGCTTCTGTCCGTGAATTGTTTTGAGAATTCGGCGGAGGAAGACCTTGTAATGTTGAGAGTTGAGTTTGGACGTAAGCTAACTCCGCCTGTAGATTCATCACCTGTTCACATGTGGGAcgtttatttaattaaaaagttcatataacattagtttttaaaaaacctaatttattcgtattagaagaaaatt includes:
- the LBD31 gene encoding LOB domain-containing protein 31 (LOB domain-containing protein 31 (LBD31); CONTAINS InterPro DOMAIN/s: Lateral organ boundaries, LOB (InterPro:IPR004883); BEST Arabidopsis thaliana protein match is: LOB domain-containing protein 19 (TAIR:AT2G45410.1); Has 416 Blast hits to 414 proteins in 13 species: Archae - 0; Bacteria - 0; Metazoa - 0; Fungi - 0; Plants - 416; Viruses - 0; Other Eukaryotes - 0 (source: NCBI BLink).), giving the protein MSGSTTGCGGPCGACKFLRRKCVADCVFAPYFDSVEGTSHFTAVHKVFGASNASKLLMMIPASRRLDAVVTLTYEALARLRDPVYGCVGHIFALQHQVMNLQAELAYVQTQLSTLQGLPPPNSQNNSRTEAASSSNVPLISSVDSKDNMSSSSSHIPCMSQQQEQEQPKEAIEVPTESVDLSTFFGLENPVDEDGDLNALAREFFTKYLTGGKYRPSSLI